Proteins from a single region of Bos javanicus breed banteng chromosome 7, ARS-OSU_banteng_1.0, whole genome shotgun sequence:
- the TECR gene encoding very-long-chain enoyl-CoA reductase, whose translation MKHYEVEILDAKTREKLCFLDKVEPQATIAEIKNLFTKTHPQWYPARQSLRLDPKGKSLKDEDVLQKLPVGTTATLYFRDLGAQISWVTVFLTEYAGPLFIYLLFYFRVPFIYGRKYDFTSSRHTVVHLACICHSFHYIKRLLETLFVHRFSHGTMPLRNIFKNCTYYWGFAAWMAYYINHPLYTPPTYGAQQVKLALAIFVICQLGNFSIHMALRDLRPAGSKTRKIPYPTRNPFTWLFLLVSCPNYTYEVGSWIGFAIMTQCLPVALFSLVGFTQMTIWAKGKHRSYLKEFRDYPPLRMPIIPFLL comes from the exons ATGAAGCACTATGag GTGGAGATTCTGGACGCCAAGACCCGGGAGAAGCTGTGCTTCCTGGACAAG GTGGAGCCCCAAGCCACCATTGCCGAGATCAAGAACCTTTTCACCAAGACCC ACCCACAGTGGTACCCCGCCCGCCAGTCCCTCCGCCTGGACCCCA AGGGCAAGTCCCTGAAGGATGAGGATGTCCTGCAGAAGCTGCCCGTGGGCACCACGGCCACACTCTACTTCCGGGACCTGGGGGCCCAGATCAGCTGGGTGACG GTCTTCCTGACAGAGTACGCCGGGCCCCTCTTTATCTACCTGCTCTTCTACTTCCGGGTGCCCTTCATCTACGGCCGCAAATACGACTTCACGTCCAGTCGGCACACGGTGGTGCA cctcgCCTGCATCTGCCACTCATTCCACTACATCAAGCGCCTGCTGGAGACGCTCTTCGTGCACCGCTTCTCCCACGGCACCATGCCCTTGCGAAACATCTTCAAG AACTGCACCTACTACTGGGGCTTCGCTGCGTGGATGGCCTATTACATCAACCACCCTCTCTACACACCCCCCA CGTACGGAGCTCAGCAGGTTAAACTGGCGCTCGCCATCTTTGTG ATCTGCCAGCTTGGCAACTTCTCCATCCACATGGCTCTGCGGGACCTTCGGCCGGCTG GGTCTAAGACTAGGAAGATCCCATACCCCACCAGGAACCCCTTCACCTGGCTCTTCCTGCTGGTGTCCTGCCCCAACTACACCTATGAG GTGGGGTCCTGGATTGGCTTTGCCATCATGACCCAGTGTCTCCCAG TGGCCCTCTTCTCCCTGGTGGGCTTCACCCAGATGACCATCTGGGCTAAAGGCAAGCACCGCAGCTACCTGAAGGAGTTCCGGGACTACCCGCCCCTGCGCATGCCCATTATCCCCTTCCTGCTCTGA
- the LOC133251872 gene encoding small EDRK-rich factor 1-like, with product MLPRDEDTEALRVWPGLKGRAGGNQRELARQKNMKKSQEISKGKRKEDSLTTSQRKQRDSEIMQEKQKAANDKKSMQTREK from the exons ATGTTGCCCAGAGATGAAGATACTGAGGCCCTGAGAG TCTGGCCTGGCCTGAAAGGTCGGGCAGGTGGAAATCAACGAGAACTTGCCCGCcagaaaaacatgaagaaatcccaggaaattagtaagggaaaaagaaaagaggatagCCTGACTACCTCTCAGAGGAAGCAGCGGGACTCTGAGATCATGCAAGAAAAGCAGAAGGCAGCCAATGATAAGAAGTCTATGCAAACAAGAGAGAAATAA
- the DNAJB1 gene encoding dnaJ homolog subfamily B member 1 isoform X1, producing MGKDYYQTLGLARGASDEEIKRAYRRQALRYHPDKNKEPGAEEKFKEIAEAYDVLSDPRKREIFDRYGEEGLKGSGPSGGSSGGTNGTSFSYTFHGDPHAMFAEFFGGRNPFDNFFGQRNGEEGMDIDDPFSGFPMGMGGFTNMNFGRSRPAQEPTRKKQDPPVTHDLRVSLEEIYSGCTKKMKISHKRLNPDGKSIRNEDKILTIEVKRGWKEGTKITFPKEGDQTSNNIPADIVFVLKDKPHNIFKRDGSDVIYPARISLREALCGCTVNVPTLDGRTIPVVFKDVIRPGMRRKVPGEGLPLPKTPEKRGDLIIEFEVIFPERIPQTSRTVLEQVLPI from the exons ATGGGAAAGGACTATTACCAGACGCTGGGCCTGGCCCGCGGTGCGTCGGACGAGGAGATCAAGAGGGCCTACCGCCGTCAGGCGCTGCGTTACCACCCGGACAAGAACAAGGAGCCCGGCGCTGAGGAGAAGTTCAAGGAGATCGCCGAGGCCTACGACGTGCTCAGCGACCCGCGCAAGCGCGAGATCTTCGACCGCTACGGGGAGGAAG GCCTGAAGGGCAGTGGCCCCAGCGGTGGGAGCAGCGGCGGTACTAACGGTACCTCCTTCAGCTACACATTCCATGGAGACCCTCATGCCATGTTTGCTGAGTTCTTCGGTGGCCGAAATCCCTTTGACAACTTTTTTGGGCAGCGCAACGGGGAGGAAGGCATGGACATCGATGACCCGTTCTCTGGCTTCCCCATGGGCATGGGTGGCTTCACCAACATGAACTTTGGCCGCTCCCGCCCTGCCCAAGAGCCCACCCGAAAGAAACAAGATCCCCCCGTCACCCATGACCTTAGGGTCTCACTTGAAGAGATCTACAGCGGCTGTACCAAGAAGATGAAAATCTCTCATAAGCGGCTGAACCCCGACGGAAAGAGCATTCGCAATGAAGACAAAATCTTGACCATCGAAGTGAAGCGGGGGTGGAAAGAAGGGACCAAAATCACCTTCCCCAAGGAAGGAGACCAGACTTCCAACAACATTCCAGCCGAtattgtctttgttttaaaggaCAAGCCACACAATATCTTTAAGAGAGATGGCTCTGATGTCATTTATCCAGCCAGGATCAGCCTTCGGGAG GCTCTGTGTGGCTGTACAGTGAATGTCCCCACTCTGGACGGCAGGACCATACCCGTTGTGTTCAAAGATGTCATCAGGCCTGGCATGCGGCGAAAAGTTCCTGGAGAAGGCCTTCCTCTCCCCAAAACACCCGAGAAACGCGGGGACCTCATTATTGAGTTTGAAGTGATCTTCCCTGAAAGGATTCCCCAGACGTCAAGAACCGTTCTTGAGCAGGTTCTTCCGATATAG
- the DNAJB1 gene encoding dnaJ homolog subfamily B member 1 isoform X2 has translation MFAEFFGGRNPFDNFFGQRNGEEGMDIDDPFSGFPMGMGGFTNMNFGRSRPAQEPTRKKQDPPVTHDLRVSLEEIYSGCTKKMKISHKRLNPDGKSIRNEDKILTIEVKRGWKEGTKITFPKEGDQTSNNIPADIVFVLKDKPHNIFKRDGSDVIYPARISLREALCGCTVNVPTLDGRTIPVVFKDVIRPGMRRKVPGEGLPLPKTPEKRGDLIIEFEVIFPERIPQTSRTVLEQVLPI, from the exons ATGTTTGCTGAGTTCTTCGGTGGCCGAAATCCCTTTGACAACTTTTTTGGGCAGCGCAACGGGGAGGAAGGCATGGACATCGATGACCCGTTCTCTGGCTTCCCCATGGGCATGGGTGGCTTCACCAACATGAACTTTGGCCGCTCCCGCCCTGCCCAAGAGCCCACCCGAAAGAAACAAGATCCCCCCGTCACCCATGACCTTAGGGTCTCACTTGAAGAGATCTACAGCGGCTGTACCAAGAAGATGAAAATCTCTCATAAGCGGCTGAACCCCGACGGAAAGAGCATTCGCAATGAAGACAAAATCTTGACCATCGAAGTGAAGCGGGGGTGGAAAGAAGGGACCAAAATCACCTTCCCCAAGGAAGGAGACCAGACTTCCAACAACATTCCAGCCGAtattgtctttgttttaaaggaCAAGCCACACAATATCTTTAAGAGAGATGGCTCTGATGTCATTTATCCAGCCAGGATCAGCCTTCGGGAG GCTCTGTGTGGCTGTACAGTGAATGTCCCCACTCTGGACGGCAGGACCATACCCGTTGTGTTCAAAGATGTCATCAGGCCTGGCATGCGGCGAAAAGTTCCTGGAGAAGGCCTTCCTCTCCCCAAAACACCCGAGAAACGCGGGGACCTCATTATTGAGTTTGAAGTGATCTTCCCTGAAAGGATTCCCCAGACGTCAAGAACCGTTCTTGAGCAGGTTCTTCCGATATAG